A genome region from Nocardiopsis exhalans includes the following:
- the pcaDC gene encoding bifunctional 3-oxoadipate enol-lactonase/4-carboxymuconolactone decarboxylase PcaDC has translation MSVDLHHLVSGPADAPPLVLAGSLGSTVGMWEPQVEALSTVFRVIRADLRGHGRSPAPEGPYSMADLGGDVLALLDRLGIERAHYAGLSIGGMVGQWLAVNAPERLGHLVLLATSPYMGPAQNWRDRAALARDKGTAALADAVVERWFTPDYAAAHPHEITRLRDQIVDTPDEGYAGCCGAIEHHDTREDLHRITAPTLVIAGAEDPSTPPGPHGALIAERVPGARLAVLESAAHLLSWEQAARVNTLITQHLAAADRYEAGTRVRRGVLGDAHVDRAEARKTAFTEPFQDLITRYAWGEIWTRPGLDRRTRSCMVLTALVAHGHWGELAMHVRAALRNGLTPDEVGEVFLQAAVYCGVPAANKAFAIAQEVFDEDTSA, from the coding sequence ATGAGCGTTGACCTCCACCACCTCGTGAGCGGACCCGCGGACGCACCGCCCCTGGTGCTCGCCGGGTCCCTCGGCTCGACCGTCGGCATGTGGGAACCCCAGGTCGAGGCGTTGTCCACCGTCTTCCGGGTGATCCGCGCGGACCTGCGCGGCCACGGTCGGTCGCCTGCCCCCGAGGGGCCCTACAGCATGGCCGACCTGGGCGGGGACGTCCTGGCACTGCTCGACCGGCTCGGCATCGAGCGCGCCCACTACGCGGGCCTGTCCATCGGCGGCATGGTCGGCCAGTGGCTGGCGGTCAACGCCCCCGAACGGCTGGGCCACCTCGTCCTGCTGGCCACCTCGCCGTACATGGGCCCCGCCCAGAACTGGCGCGACCGGGCCGCCCTGGCCCGTGACAAGGGCACCGCGGCCCTGGCCGACGCTGTGGTGGAACGCTGGTTCACCCCCGACTACGCCGCCGCGCACCCCCACGAGATCACCCGCCTGCGCGACCAGATCGTGGACACCCCCGACGAGGGCTACGCCGGTTGCTGCGGCGCCATCGAGCACCACGACACCCGTGAGGACCTGCACAGGATCACCGCGCCCACCCTGGTCATCGCCGGGGCCGAGGACCCCTCCACCCCGCCCGGCCCCCACGGTGCGCTGATCGCCGAACGTGTGCCCGGAGCCCGCCTCGCGGTACTCGAGAGCGCCGCCCACCTGCTGTCCTGGGAGCAGGCCGCGCGGGTCAACACGCTCATCACCCAGCACCTCGCCGCCGCCGACCGCTACGAAGCCGGGACGCGGGTACGCCGCGGTGTGCTCGGCGACGCCCACGTGGACCGCGCCGAAGCCCGTAAGACCGCCTTCACCGAACCCTTCCAGGACCTCATCACCCGCTACGCCTGGGGTGAGATCTGGACCCGCCCCGGCCTGGACCGGCGCACCCGCAGCTGCATGGTGCTCACCGCCCTGGTCGCCCACGGCCACTGGGGCGAGCTGGCCATGCACGTGCGCGCGGCCCTGCGCAACGGCCTGACCCCCGACGAGGTCGGCGAGGTCTTCCTCCAGGCCGCCGTCTACTGCGGGGTTCCGGCCGCGAACAAGGCCTTCGCCATCGCCCAGGAGGTCTTCGACGAGGACACCTCGGCCTGA
- a CDS encoding isocitrate lyase/PEP mutase family protein has protein sequence MDNTEQALRERGERFRELHRGPGAFVVANAWDAGTARLLAGLGFAALATTSAGLAHSLGHRDGAGLVSREQTLGNAAAIAAATDLPVSADLENGFADSPEEVARTVREAAGTGIVGGSIEDTTADPDAPIHEFGLAVERVRAAAGAARALPFPFTLTARAENFLYGRPDLEDTVRRLRAFEEAGADVLFAPGLPDADAVRTVCAAVERPVNVLAAGAAAQMSVAELGDLGARRVSLGSGLSRSALTAALAAAREVAEHGTFTRMAEASTNPEIHRLL, from the coding sequence ATGGACAACACCGAACAGGCTCTGCGTGAGCGCGGGGAGCGTTTCCGGGAGCTGCACCGGGGGCCGGGCGCCTTCGTGGTGGCCAACGCCTGGGACGCCGGGACGGCCCGATTGCTGGCGGGGCTCGGATTCGCGGCCCTGGCCACCACCAGCGCCGGGCTCGCGCACTCCCTGGGGCACCGGGACGGCGCCGGACTGGTCAGCCGGGAGCAGACCCTGGGCAACGCCGCGGCGATCGCGGCCGCCACGGACCTGCCGGTCTCGGCGGACCTGGAGAACGGGTTCGCTGACAGCCCCGAGGAGGTGGCTCGGACTGTGCGGGAGGCGGCCGGGACGGGGATCGTCGGTGGTTCGATCGAGGACACCACCGCCGACCCCGATGCCCCGATCCACGAGTTCGGGCTCGCGGTGGAGCGGGTCCGCGCCGCCGCGGGGGCGGCGCGGGCACTGCCCTTCCCGTTCACACTCACCGCCCGGGCGGAGAACTTCCTGTACGGCCGCCCGGACCTCGAGGACACGGTCCGCCGCCTGCGCGCCTTCGAGGAGGCCGGAGCGGACGTGCTCTTCGCGCCCGGGCTGCCGGACGCCGATGCCGTCCGAACCGTGTGCGCCGCGGTGGAGCGCCCGGTCAACGTCCTGGCGGCGGGGGCCGCGGCACAGATGTCGGTGGCGGAGCTGGGCGACCTGGGCGCACGGCGGGTCAGCCTGGGCTCGGGGCTGTCGCGCTCGGCGCTGACCGCGGCCCTGGCGGCCGCCCGCGAGGTCGCCGAGCACGGAACCTTCACCCGGATGGCCGAGGCCAGCACCAACCCCGAGATTCACCGACTGCTGTAA
- a CDS encoding SAM-dependent methyltransferase: MADRFPPHIDMDTPSIARMYDYLLGGKDNFAADRDACEVLAAGIPELVSFARDNRAFLGRAVEYVSGRGVEQFLDLGAGLPTGENTHQVAQRANPGARVLYVDHDPIVLAHGRALVADSSGTAFLMADIRDTDLILGSPEAQGLIDPDLPVCVMLVSLLHCLPDESDPFGLVRDLMGRLAPGSCVIFSHIVSDDTAAAAWMTDKILSFGTPWGRVRSPEEASQVFAGLELVSPWTDGRDQGPRAVDCSTWRHPDRDPVARPKEADVKRWELAGVAFKP, translated from the coding sequence ATGGCCGATCGCTTCCCCCCCCACATCGACATGGACACTCCGAGCATCGCTCGGATGTACGACTACCTGTTGGGAGGAAAGGACAACTTCGCGGCGGACCGGGATGCCTGTGAGGTGCTCGCCGCGGGGATCCCCGAGCTGGTCTCCTTCGCCAGGGACAACCGGGCCTTCCTCGGACGTGCGGTCGAGTACGTGAGCGGCCGGGGGGTGGAGCAGTTCCTCGACCTCGGTGCGGGGCTGCCCACCGGGGAGAACACCCACCAGGTGGCCCAGAGGGCCAACCCCGGAGCACGGGTGCTCTACGTGGACCACGACCCCATCGTGCTGGCCCACGGCAGGGCTCTGGTCGCTGACAGCTCCGGGACCGCCTTCCTGATGGCCGACATACGCGACACCGACCTCATCCTCGGTTCCCCCGAGGCGCAGGGGCTGATCGACCCCGATCTGCCGGTCTGCGTCATGCTGGTCTCCCTGCTGCACTGCCTGCCCGACGAGTCCGACCCCTTCGGCCTGGTGCGCGACCTGATGGGCCGACTGGCCCCCGGGTCCTGCGTGATCTTCTCCCACATCGTCTCGGACGACACCGCGGCGGCCGCCTGGATGACCGACAAGATCCTGTCCTTCGGCACCCCGTGGGGCCGGGTGCGCAGCCCGGAGGAGGCCTCCCAGGTCTTCGCCGGACTGGAGCTGGTCAGCCCCTGGACCGACGGGCGCGATCAGGGCCCCCGCGCCGTGGACTGCAGCACCTGGCGCCACCCCGACCGGGATCCGGTCGCCCGCCCCAAGGAGGCGGACGTCAAACGCTGGGAACTGGCCGGAGTGGCCTTCAAACCCTGA
- a CDS encoding DEAD/DEAH box helicase — MRVLHGVWSRDTLLLWGEGEHEEEPPAGAHPFAASPAELREVAAKAGIDPGSPDGAASVLVLPGTAVSPAPSGSADTAPAELRPWRVPSLALSAAQADTLLTVLDDLPVAAGPALTHLRAVHAFAERLVLAGGVLPDLVGQPPHARWRPAPLDTAESHLAALTDTLPAAATAHLDPRERGDAARLCVLAPLELLTDAAARRLATAPKRHSPSAGADAGAPGAAHASETTPAARLANALTGQRTRVDDGTARALRGPLREWRSRVRGGGRAQLLFVLREPEPESSRGGPRPWTVEFWVRSTSDPGLRLPLEQVWLGEGAAWLPEDVGTTALADLRRAVRHLPALRRTLGDLAPARLLLDTAGAQSFVGGAAARLTSAGFGVVLPEWSGRGALELRMTVNEEPKKRGRGGVGPTDLVDVSFEALLRGPGSGEPLAAEELEELAELARLKRSLVRVRGRWMEMDPERVEAALELMRRSGGGRGRMRREEALRAAIGAVETPLPVADVVADGPLGALLDGGAKAEPRPMGTPPGFEGKLRPYQDRGSAWLRFLGELGLGAVLADDMGLGKTVQLLALLTDERARAPAPGPTLLVCPVSLVGNWRREAEKFAPGLRVHVQHGPDRPTGNDLARIVGACDLVVTTYGVVARDSDELSGMPWHRVVCDEAQALKNHSTRQARAVRSLPAATRIALTGTPVENNLGELWSVMEFANPGLLGTAADFQRAVADRAEAEEGAGEGTDLVRRLTGPFVLRRLKTDRSIIADLPEKQEMRTWCTLTPEQASLYKAVVDDMAERMAEADEKERKGLVLATMSRLKQICNHPAQFLGDGSALAGRSGKLDRLESILGEAVAEGDKALCFTQYARWGERLAPYLRSKLGVPVLWLHGGTSRADRERMTEHFQTVSGPVVFLLSLKAAGTGLNLTAANHVVHVDRWWNPAVENQATDRAFRIGQRRDVQVRKLVCVGTVEERVDEMIERKSALADGAVATGEQWLGGLSVEDLREVVRLAPEAVSG; from the coding sequence GTGCGGGTTCTGCACGGGGTGTGGTCCAGGGACACACTGCTGCTCTGGGGCGAGGGCGAACACGAGGAGGAGCCCCCGGCGGGGGCGCACCCCTTCGCCGCGAGCCCTGCGGAGCTGCGCGAGGTAGCCGCCAAGGCCGGAATCGACCCCGGGTCCCCCGACGGCGCCGCGTCGGTGCTCGTCCTGCCCGGCACCGCGGTCTCCCCCGCGCCCTCCGGCTCCGCCGACACGGCGCCCGCCGAACTCCGGCCCTGGCGGGTCCCGTCTCTGGCGCTGTCCGCGGCCCAGGCCGACACCCTGCTCACCGTGCTCGACGACCTCCCCGTCGCGGCGGGCCCCGCCCTGACCCATCTGCGGGCGGTCCACGCCTTCGCCGAGCGGCTCGTCCTGGCCGGGGGCGTCCTGCCCGACCTGGTCGGACAACCGCCCCACGCACGCTGGCGGCCCGCCCCGCTGGACACCGCCGAGTCCCACCTGGCGGCGCTCACCGACACCCTGCCCGCCGCGGCCACCGCCCACCTGGATCCGCGCGAACGGGGCGACGCGGCCCGCCTCTGCGTGCTGGCCCCGCTGGAGCTGCTCACCGACGCCGCCGCCCGCCGTCTGGCCACCGCCCCGAAGCGGCACTCCCCCAGCGCCGGTGCCGACGCGGGCGCCCCGGGCGCGGCCCACGCCTCCGAAACCACACCCGCCGCCCGGCTGGCGAACGCGCTCACCGGGCAGCGCACCCGGGTGGACGACGGCACCGCCCGGGCGCTGCGCGGCCCCCTGCGCGAATGGCGTTCCCGAGTGCGCGGCGGCGGCCGGGCCCAGCTGCTGTTCGTGCTGCGCGAGCCCGAACCCGAGAGCTCCCGGGGCGGCCCCCGGCCCTGGACCGTGGAGTTCTGGGTGCGCTCCACCAGCGACCCCGGTCTACGCCTTCCCCTGGAACAGGTCTGGCTCGGTGAGGGCGCCGCCTGGCTGCCCGAGGACGTGGGCACCACCGCCCTGGCCGACCTGCGCCGCGCCGTACGCCACCTGCCCGCCCTCCGGCGGACCCTGGGTGACCTGGCCCCGGCCCGGCTCCTCCTGGACACCGCCGGAGCCCAGTCCTTCGTGGGCGGTGCCGCTGCCCGGCTGACCTCGGCGGGGTTCGGGGTGGTCCTTCCCGAGTGGAGCGGGCGCGGCGCCCTCGAACTGCGGATGACGGTGAACGAGGAGCCGAAGAAGCGCGGGCGCGGCGGGGTCGGCCCCACCGACCTCGTGGACGTCTCCTTCGAAGCGCTGCTGCGCGGTCCCGGCTCCGGCGAGCCCCTGGCCGCCGAGGAACTGGAGGAGCTCGCCGAGCTGGCCCGGCTCAAGCGCTCCCTGGTGCGGGTGCGCGGCCGGTGGATGGAGATGGACCCCGAACGGGTCGAGGCCGCCCTGGAACTGATGCGCCGCAGCGGCGGCGGACGCGGGCGGATGCGCCGCGAGGAGGCGCTGCGCGCGGCGATCGGGGCCGTGGAGACCCCGCTGCCGGTGGCGGACGTGGTGGCGGACGGCCCGCTGGGCGCCCTGCTCGACGGCGGGGCCAAGGCCGAACCGCGCCCCATGGGCACCCCGCCCGGTTTCGAGGGGAAGCTGCGCCCCTACCAGGACCGGGGTTCGGCCTGGCTGCGGTTCCTGGGCGAGCTGGGGCTGGGCGCGGTGCTCGCCGACGACATGGGGCTCGGCAAGACCGTGCAGCTGCTGGCCCTGCTCACCGACGAACGCGCGCGGGCCCCCGCGCCCGGGCCGACCCTGCTGGTGTGCCCGGTCTCCCTCGTGGGCAACTGGCGGCGCGAGGCGGAGAAGTTCGCTCCGGGGCTGCGGGTGCACGTCCAGCACGGCCCGGACCGGCCGACCGGAAACGACCTGGCCCGGATCGTGGGCGCCTGCGACCTGGTGGTCACCACCTACGGGGTGGTGGCTCGGGATTCGGACGAGCTCTCGGGGATGCCCTGGCACCGGGTGGTCTGCGACGAGGCCCAGGCGCTGAAGAACCACTCCACCCGGCAGGCACGGGCGGTGCGCTCGCTGCCCGCGGCGACCAGGATCGCGCTCACCGGCACCCCGGTGGAGAACAACCTGGGCGAGCTGTGGTCGGTGATGGAGTTCGCCAACCCCGGGCTGCTGGGCACGGCGGCCGACTTCCAGCGCGCGGTGGCCGACCGGGCCGAAGCCGAGGAGGGCGCAGGAGAGGGCACCGACCTGGTGCGTCGACTGACCGGTCCGTTCGTGCTGCGCCGCCTCAAGACCGACCGTTCGATCATCGCGGACCTGCCGGAGAAGCAGGAGATGCGCACCTGGTGCACGCTCACCCCCGAGCAGGCCTCGCTGTACAAGGCGGTGGTGGACGACATGGCCGAGCGGATGGCCGAGGCGGACGAGAAGGAGCGCAAGGGGCTGGTGTTGGCGACCATGTCGCGGCTCAAGCAGATCTGCAACCATCCGGCCCAGTTCCTGGGAGACGGCTCGGCGCTGGCGGGCAGGTCCGGCAAGCTCGACCGGCTGGAGTCGATCCTGGGCGAGGCCGTGGCCGAGGGCGACAAGGCGCTGTGCTTCACGCAGTACGCGCGCTGGGGCGAGAGGCTGGCGCCCTACCTGCGTTCCAAGCTGGGGGTTCCGGTGCTGTGGCTGCACGGCGGCACCTCCCGGGCCGACCGCGAGCGGATGACCGAGCACTTCCAGACGGTGTCGGGTCCGGTGGTGTTCCTGCTGTCGTTGAAGGCCGCCGGGACCGGGCTGAACCTGACCGCGGCCAACCACGTCGTGCACGTGGACCGGTGGTGGAACCCGGCGGTGGAGAACCAGGCCACCGACCGCGCCTTCCGGATCGGACAGCGCCGGGACGTGCAGGTGCGCAAGCTGGTGTGTGTGGGCACAGTGGAGGAACGTGTGGACGAGATGATCGAACGCAAGAGCGCGCTGGCCGACGGCGCGGTGGCCACCGGGGAACAGTGGCTCGGCGGACTGTCGGTGGAGGATCTGCGCGAGGTGGTGCGGTTGGCGCCGGAGGCGGTGTCGGGATGA
- a CDS encoding MFS transporter has translation MASTPSPPVADNSPSTDPRQRRREQRGWYTYDWANQVFITSVVTVLIGPYLSGLACAEAGAGGDCTQPGLALYPLGVEWFSVHPNSLHPLVTTVAGLILLVMLPVVGALADHTQHKKSWLLSLATLGSLCVSAMYFTSDYQLVVLLFILGNTFYGMSLVVFNAFLPEIATADERNRVSVTGWAMAYLGGGLLLAAHMGLLASTDALGIDEGHAVRIAFASVGVWWLLFSIVGIRVLRNRYGKLAAEPGPPRLGASLKQYWRTLREMGNYRNTLLFLIAFVLFNNGIQAVIYFAGSFASQDLGLSLAILSATILLIQFVAFAGALLMGWIGRRFGTKNTVLASLVVWCGLVTCGYYLPPGDPVLFLLLGAGIGMVLGGTQSLARALYSLLIPRGREAEYFSLFQLADRGSVLLGAASITLVVNLTGGFRTAIFSLVVFFIIGGILLWRTNLKEGIEAVGNKVPANL, from the coding sequence ATGGCCTCCACACCCTCTCCCCCGGTAGCGGACAACTCACCGTCGACCGATCCGCGCCAGCGCAGGCGCGAACAGCGCGGCTGGTACACCTACGACTGGGCCAACCAGGTGTTCATCACCTCGGTGGTCACCGTGCTCATCGGCCCCTACCTGTCCGGGCTGGCCTGCGCCGAGGCCGGAGCGGGCGGTGACTGCACCCAGCCCGGTCTGGCGCTCTACCCGCTCGGGGTCGAGTGGTTCAGCGTGCACCCGAACTCGCTGCACCCCCTGGTGACCACGGTCGCCGGGCTCATCCTGCTGGTGATGCTGCCCGTCGTGGGGGCGCTGGCCGACCACACCCAGCACAAGAAGAGCTGGCTGCTCTCGCTCGCCACCCTGGGCTCGCTGTGCGTGAGCGCGATGTACTTCACCAGCGACTACCAGCTCGTGGTGCTGCTGTTCATCCTGGGCAACACCTTCTACGGCATGTCCCTGGTGGTGTTCAACGCCTTCCTGCCGGAGATCGCCACCGCCGACGAACGCAACCGCGTGTCGGTGACCGGATGGGCGATGGCCTACCTGGGCGGCGGACTCCTGCTGGCCGCCCACATGGGACTGCTGGCCTCCACCGACGCCCTGGGCATCGACGAGGGCCATGCCGTACGCATCGCCTTCGCCTCGGTGGGCGTGTGGTGGTTGCTTTTCTCGATCGTCGGCATCCGTGTGCTGCGCAACCGCTACGGCAAGCTCGCCGCCGAACCCGGCCCGCCCCGGCTGGGCGCCTCGCTGAAGCAGTACTGGCGCACCCTGCGCGAGATGGGCAATTACCGCAACACCCTGCTGTTCCTGATCGCGTTCGTGCTGTTCAACAACGGCATCCAGGCCGTCATCTACTTCGCGGGCAGCTTCGCCAGCCAGGACCTGGGCCTGTCCCTGGCGATCCTCAGCGCCACCATCCTGCTCATCCAGTTCGTCGCCTTCGCGGGCGCGCTGCTGATGGGCTGGATCGGCCGCCGCTTCGGCACCAAGAACACCGTGCTCGCCAGCCTGGTCGTCTGGTGCGGGCTGGTCACCTGCGGCTACTACCTTCCACCGGGCGACCCGGTGCTGTTCCTGCTGCTGGGCGCGGGCATCGGCATGGTCCTGGGCGGCACCCAGTCGCTGGCCCGGGCACTGTACTCGCTGCTCATCCCGCGCGGCCGCGAAGCGGAGTACTTCAGTCTCTTCCAGCTGGCCGACCGGGGCTCGGTGCTGCTGGGCGCCGCCTCGATCACCCTGGTGGTCAACCTGACCGGCGGCTTCCGCACCGCGATCTTCTCCCTGGTGGTGTTCTTCATCATCGGCGGGATCCTGCTGTGGCGCACCAACCTCAAGGAGGGGATCGAGGCGGTCGGCAACAAGGTGCCCGCCAACCTCTGA
- a CDS encoding glycerophosphodiester phosphodiesterase, translated as MTHAYLSSPVPVALAHRGGWLTDDQGVRRTELENTAVAFQHAVDLGYTYLETDVHATSDGVLMAFHDDTLDRTTDRDGAISALPYREVARARVAGKEPVPLLEDLLAAWPEARFNIDLKADGAVLPLLEVLRRTNAWDRVCVGSFDQDRLDRARHLYGPRVATSCGPVDVARLRLASLSPVLRPAASRAPVCAQIPLSHNGFPLLSRDVIRTAHRLGMQVHVWTINETEVMERLLDAGVDGIVTDNTAGLREVLRRRGRWNQGKNPGDKQSRAQGSTRTPKNG; from the coding sequence GTGACTCACGCGTACCTTTCCTCCCCCGTGCCTGTCGCCCTCGCCCACCGGGGCGGGTGGCTCACCGACGACCAGGGCGTGCGCCGCACCGAGTTGGAGAACACGGCGGTGGCCTTCCAGCACGCCGTCGACCTCGGCTACACGTATCTGGAGACGGACGTGCACGCCACCAGCGACGGCGTGCTCATGGCCTTCCACGACGACACCCTGGACCGCACCACCGACCGGGACGGCGCCATCTCCGCGCTGCCCTACCGCGAGGTCGCCCGCGCCCGGGTCGCGGGCAAGGAGCCCGTCCCCCTCCTGGAGGACCTGCTCGCCGCCTGGCCCGAGGCCCGCTTCAACATCGACCTCAAGGCCGACGGCGCCGTCCTGCCCCTGCTGGAGGTGCTCCGCCGCACCAACGCCTGGGACCGGGTGTGCGTGGGCTCCTTCGACCAGGACCGCCTGGACCGGGCCCGCCACCTGTACGGGCCCCGTGTGGCCACCTCCTGCGGCCCGGTGGACGTGGCCCGGCTCCGGCTGGCCTCGCTGTCGCCGGTCCTGCGCCCCGCCGCCAGCCGCGCCCCCGTCTGCGCCCAGATCCCGCTGAGCCACAACGGTTTCCCGCTGCTCAGCCGGGACGTGATCCGTACCGCCCACCGGCTCGGCATGCAGGTCCACGTGTGGACCATCAACGAGACCGAGGTGATGGAGCGGCTGCTCGACGCGGGGGTGGACGGCATCGTCACCGACAACACCGCCGGCCTGCGCGAGGTGCTCCGCCGCCGCGGCCGCTGGAACCAGGGCAAGAACCCGGGCGACAAGCAGAGCAGGGCCCAGGGCAGCACGAGAACCCCGAAGAACGGATAG